Proteins found in one Candidatus Nomurabacteria bacterium genomic segment:
- a CDS encoding CBS domain-containing protein, producing MTNAEQFLGHYIAIERYLRRAYGSQGQYETFLQLVTKAERQQSVIRYYAADLREYGELRNAIIHNRTPEDNAIIAEPHSFVVERMAHIRNMIEHPIKIADVMTTPVYIAKLEDYVYETAQKMFQNVYTHVPVYDGDTFVGVLSESAILRWIAQRVVKNRTLTTEHTISELTTWLDQSGNKFNDYEFVPHTMVVLDVKKRFEQALQEGRRLGAIFVTKSGKSSEPIAGMVTAWDLPRLTLQ from the coding sequence ATGACAAATGCAGAACAGTTTTTAGGCCACTATATTGCCATCGAACGATATTTACGTCGCGCATATGGTTCGCAGGGACAATACGAAACTTTTTTGCAATTAGTCACTAAAGCAGAAAGACAACAATCGGTGATACGCTATTACGCTGCAGATTTGCGTGAATATGGTGAACTCAGAAATGCCATTATCCATAATCGTACCCCAGAAGATAACGCTATTATTGCCGAACCGCATAGCTTTGTGGTTGAGCGCATGGCACATATACGAAATATGATTGAACATCCAATCAAAATAGCTGACGTCATGACAACACCTGTTTATATAGCAAAATTGGAAGACTATGTTTACGAAACAGCCCAAAAAATGTTCCAGAATGTATACACTCATGTACCCGTATACGATGGTGATACATTTGTCGGAGTGCTGAGTGAAAGTGCAATACTACGATGGATAGCACAGCGAGTCGTGAAGAATCGAACATTGACAACTGAGCACACTATAAGCGAGCTGACTACTTGGCTTGACCAGTCTGGAAATAAATTCAATGATTATGAATTTGTGCCCCACACGATGGTCGTACTAGATGTGAAAAAACGTTTTGAGCAAGCTTTACAAGAGGGTAGGCGATTGGGTGCAATTTTTGTGACTAAATCTGGCAAATCATCAGAACCAATAGCCGGCATGGTGACGGCGTGGGACTTGCCAAGACTAACACTACAATAA
- a CDS encoding transcriptional repressor, translating into MQLRMTYQTRQVLFTARKLHHATNSEILNEVRADLPDLSATTVHRITSRLISAGILAYGPEINGSKIIDANTSPHDHFVCEACYGIKDITISQQSRNELQKQVDSLVLKSRLTITGDCTQCAH; encoded by the coding sequence ATGCAACTAAGAATGACCTATCAGACAAGACAAGTGTTGTTTACTGCACGCAAGCTGCATCATGCAACCAATTCTGAGATATTGAACGAAGTAAGAGCTGATTTGCCAGATCTATCTGCAACGACAGTTCATAGGATTACATCGCGCCTCATTAGTGCAGGTATATTAGCCTATGGGCCTGAAATAAATGGATCAAAAATAATCGATGCCAACACATCACCACATGATCATTTTGTGTGTGAAGCCTGCTATGGCATTAAGGATATAACTATTAGCCAGCAGAGCCGCAATGAATTACAAAAACAAGTTGATTCGTTGGTACTTAAGTCAAGACTTACCATCACTGGTGACTGCACGCAGTGTGCGCACTAA
- a CDS encoding glutaredoxin family protein — translation MAKSITVYTTATCGFCHMLKKFLDDNKFPYTEKRVDQDYTAAQEMIKKSGQMGVPFTVISDGKDSEQGILGFDVQQLQKALIS, via the coding sequence ATGGCTAAGTCAATTACAGTATACACAACTGCAACATGTGGTTTTTGTCACATGTTAAAAAAATTTTTAGACGATAATAAATTTCCTTATACGGAAAAGCGCGTAGACCAAGACTACACAGCAGCGCAAGAAATGATTAAAAAAAGTGGTCAAATGGGCGTTCCCTTTACGGTTATCTCTGACGGTAAAGACAGCGAACAAGGAATCCTTGGGTTTGATGTACAGCAACTTCAAAAAGCATTAATAAGCTAA
- a CDS encoding protein-L-isoaspartate O-methyltransferase, which translates to MTSAISLESAFKRAPRADFLPSNVKDDANIDAPLPIGFGQTNSQPSTVYNMLNWLQVEPGNNVLDVGAGSGWTTALLAYLVGKEGHVTATEIVPELATFGRHNCQSVPLQNITFLTAKEQLGYKNNAPYDRILVSAAAKTIPEELVSQLSSDGIMVIPLQSSIMVITKTNSTLTIDEHPGYAFVPLIN; encoded by the coding sequence ATGACATCAGCAATATCTTTAGAATCAGCATTTAAGCGTGCGCCACGCGCTGATTTTTTGCCAAGTAACGTAAAAGATGACGCCAATATAGATGCTCCATTGCCTATTGGGTTCGGACAAACAAATAGCCAGCCAAGCACTGTTTACAATATGCTCAACTGGCTACAGGTAGAACCTGGTAATAATGTTTTAGATGTAGGCGCAGGTTCGGGCTGGACAACAGCTTTACTGGCATACTTAGTCGGTAAAGAAGGACATGTTACTGCAACAGAAATTGTGCCAGAATTAGCTACTTTTGGTAGGCACAATTGTCAAAGCGTGCCACTGCAAAATATCACATTCTTAACTGCAAAAGAGCAACTAGGGTATAAAAACAATGCACCATACGACAGAATATTGGTGAGCGCAGCTGCCAAAACAATACCAGAAGAGTTAGTAAGCCAGCTGTCTAGTGACGGTATCATGGTAATACCACTGCAGAGCAGCATTATGGTAATAACAAAAACTAACAGTACACTAACGATTGACGAACATCCAGGGTACGCTTTTGTACCCCTTATAAATTAG
- a CDS encoding rhodanese-like domain-containing protein, translating into MKKVLVIISVVIVAAVGLWILLPDSSNANATNQTSEAQSQLNPAQTAVAGVKSGTAYIYDVRTPEEFATKHVEGAINFNVETMQSGELPSVAKDSTIYVYCRSGNRSNQAAAILKTNGFTNVTDLGGLDDLSKAGVL; encoded by the coding sequence ATGAAAAAAGTACTCGTTATTATATCTGTGGTTATTGTTGCAGCTGTTGGGTTGTGGATACTTCTACCCGATAGTTCAAACGCTAATGCTACTAACCAAACATCAGAAGCACAATCTCAACTCAACCCTGCCCAGACAGCAGTCGCTGGTGTAAAAAGTGGTACTGCGTATATATACGACGTTCGTACACCAGAAGAATTTGCTACGAAACACGTAGAAGGTGCTATAAATTTCAATGTAGAAACTATGCAATCGGGTGAATTACCTTCCGTCGCTAAAGACTCCACAATTTACGTCTATTGCAGAAGCGGCAATCGTTCAAACCAAGCAGCAGCCATACTAAAAACCAACGGTTTTACCAACGTCACCGATTTAGGTGGGCTTGACGACTTGTCTAAAGCTGGCGTCTTGTAG
- a CDS encoding Hsp20/alpha crystallin family protein, which yields MSSIVKFDPFAEMQSLQKQFFGDDWFTPFKGLQMPTTDIYTEGDKQLTVEAHLPNFDEKDVEVRADNGVLEIQAEKHEKEEDKKKKYVVRESSSSFYRRIHLPQVANEDKIEAHFDKGVLKVVVPFKALPEPKKIAIKKSK from the coding sequence ATGAGCAGTATAGTAAAATTTGATCCGTTTGCAGAAATGCAATCTTTACAAAAACAATTTTTTGGTGATGATTGGTTTACACCTTTTAAGGGTTTACAAATGCCTACCACAGATATTTATACAGAAGGCGACAAACAACTTACGGTAGAAGCACATCTGCCAAATTTTGACGAAAAAGATGTAGAAGTACGGGCAGATAACGGTGTTTTGGAAATACAAGCTGAAAAGCATGAAAAAGAAGAAGATAAGAAAAAGAAATATGTCGTGAGAGAAAGTAGCAGCAGTTTTTACAGGCGAATACATTTACCACAAGTAGCGAACGAAGATAAGATAGAAGCACATTTTGATAAAGGTGTGCTTAAGGTGGTGGTACCATTTAAGGCATTGCCAGAGCCTAAAAAGATTGCAATTAAGAAATCTAAATAA